The following DNA comes from Thermogemmatispora onikobensis.
CCGCTCAGGTCCCACCCCGCGAGCGCGCAGGCCCGAGGCTCGCGATACACCTGGAGTGGTGAGCCGGCTTTTTTCGCCCCTCACACCGACGTCCTCCGCTCCCGGCATCAGCACCAGCACCGGCGCACGCCAGAGAACGAAAGCTTCCCGCGTGAGCGAGGCATAGGCGACAGCGCCTGGCTCTATCGCTCCCCCTTTACGCCGCGGGAGCCGGCCTGACCTGGCGTATGGCCGTGTTTGTATGCTATGCTATTAGAAAAGGCTAGCAAAGGATCTGCTTTACTGATAGCACAAAGGTGAAGGGAATGGCAGCAAATCGAGGCAATCGCGAAGCACGCAAGGCCGAATTGCTCAGGATCTCGCGCGAGGTCTTCGCCGAGAAAGGATTCGAAGCAACGACCATCTCCGAGATCGTGGCCCGCGCCGGCGTGGCCCAGGGAACCTTCTATTGGTACTTCCCATCCAAAGCCTCGGTCTTGACGACGCTCGCCCGCGAGATGCAAGAGCGCATCGAGACCGTCCTCCGACGCGCCTACGATGAGGCTCACACTCTGCAAGAGATGATTGAGCGCAGCGTGGCCGAAACGTTCCAGATCATGTCAGAGTACCGCGATATCCTGGCGATCGTCCACTTCAATACCTGTTGGACCGAGCACCCCGCCGAGCGCCAGCATATCTTCTCACCCTACTACGGCCTGATCGCCGAGATCATCCGCCAGGAGCAGCAACGCGGCTCTCTGAGCCCGACGATTAACCCCGAGGTGACGGCGATTCTGATCGTCGGTACCGTCTACTACGCCGCCGAAGAATGCTATATCTATAACTCGCCCGTCTCCCCCGAGGTCTTCATCGCCGAATGCTCTAGCTTCATTCGCCACGCACTCGGCATCGCGTAACGCTGCTTCACAGCGGTAGCTCGCTCTCGCTCCCGGTATCCTGTCCGGTTGCAGAAACTACCCTAATTTACCAGGCGATCGTTTTCCCCTTGACAATCACCTGATTGCCGGCTATAGTCATATACAACAACGGTTGACTGACTGTCAGTCAATTTTGTCGACGGTTCAGGATCTGGCGAGGGCCAGCCAGCCCCGACGCGGCTTTGTCGGGGTGGCGCCTCCCTCACAGGCAGGCAGGTACCCAGAAACAGGGGGAAACAACCCATGACCACCGAACCGGCCCAACAGGAAGGCTTCATCGATGTCGATTCTGAGCAGACGCCACCGGTTGAGAAAGATCGACTGTATCGCCTGTGGGAGGAAGGGAACTGGTCAGCAAAGGCGCTGGACTTTAGCCAGGATGCACTGGATTGGAGAGAAAAGCACAGTGAGCGAGAGCGGGCGGCCATCCTCTGGAATTGCTCGATGTTCCTCGACGGTGAGGAGTCGGTGACGCTGACGCTGGCCCCTTTTGTGGAGCCGGCGCCCCGGCCAGAGGATAAGATCTTCCTCGCAACACAGATCGCCGACGAGGCTCGTCATCACGTCTTTTTCGATCGCTTTATCCGCGAAGTCTGTCAGCTCGGCCAGGATATCAGCACGACGCTCAGTGCAGTCCGTCCGCATTTGAGCTGGGGCTTCGTGCAGGTCTTCACGGAGCTGGATCGCGCGGCAGAGCGGCTGCGTCGCAATCCGCACAGTCTGCCGCTGCTGGCCCAGGGTGTGGTGCTCTACCATATCGTCATCGAAGGGATGCTGGCGCACACCGGTCAGCACTTCCTGCGCGAATATACCACCCGCACCGGCCTCCTTCCAGCCCTGGGACGCGGCATCTTTTTCGTCTCCCGCGATGAGTCGCGACATATCGCCTTTGGCATCCAGTTGCTGCGTGAGTTGGTGACCAAAGACCGCCGTTGCAAGGAGGCCACGATCGAGATGCTCAACCGCATCCTGGCCTGGACGGCGGGTGTGCTGGCTCCTCCTAATCACGATTGGTCGTATATTACCTGCCTTGGCTTTACCCCACAGGAGATGTTCGCTTTCGGCCTGCGATCGCTGCATACAAAGCTGCGCCGCGCGGGCATCGACCCCCACGAGGTGAGCGAGCTGGCCAAGCTGGGTCTCGATGATCCCTTTGAGGTCCAGGCCGAGCGCATTATCAAGTTCATCGAGGGCGGCGTGCTGGGCACCGGGGATGCTCCCCATGTGACTGAGGAGACAATGGAGACTATCTTTACTTCCATGCGCCTGGTGGCCGCCTGGTCGCTGCAGCGCTCGAAGCCATTGCGGGCCTCTATCCAGTGGCTCTTCGATGATATGCAACCTCGCTATCTGAAGCTGGAGCCGGGCGAACCACCGGTCGCTGGCGTAGGCCGGTTGGAGAATCCGCGGCTGACGCTGCGCTGCTCAGCCAACGATTGGGCCAGGCTCTCTAGCCGTCGTCTCAACCAGCGCCAGGCGGTCCTCTCACGTCGCCTGCGCATCAGCGGCGACTGGCGGCTGGCACTGGAGCTGCCGCGCCTGCTCGCCGTTTAGGCAGCAGCAAGCCGGGGAAAGCATGAGCCGCTCCCTCCGGCCCGGGCGCCAGGAGCGGCCAGCTCTACCCTATTTTACCTGTCCTTGCTCGCTCAACTCGTTGAGCACCGTTTGCTTTCCTGGTTCGCCGGGGCTGTTTACCGGCAGGTCGCTTCACCGTTGAGGCGTGGAAAAGGAGTGTCTACAATGGCGATGTCTCAAGAACCACAGGCGGAAGGCACCGCGCAAAGCAGCACTAGCCAGAGTCAACAAGTGATCGTTGTCGACCTCTCCAGTCGCTCCAGCCGCACCCACGCGCTGGAGGGACTGCGCCAACGCTTCAGCGCCTGGCGCACGTATCGACGCCTGCGCACAGCCGACAAAGAGGCTCGGCTGGTCCAACAGTGGCAGCGCTGGGGTCGCTTCCGCCGCTGGCGCCGCTCACGTCCCTTCGCAGGCTCCATTTTGCTGATCCTCTCCGGCCTGCTGGTCCTCTGGGGTCCGGCTATGTTAATCCGACTGGCCATGCTCCCCGGCAGCACTCTCTGGGCTGGCTTACTCGTCGGCTCCTTGCTGGTCATTATGGGCGTGATCCAGCTGCTGGTCCCCGCTTATTCACTCATCACAGGCTCCATCGGCGTGGTGCTCGCCCTCGTCTCTCTGGTCGCCTCCTCTTTCGGCGGCTTTGGCATCGGTATGCTGCTTGGCATCATCGGTGGGGCTTTGGGCGTAGCCTGGCGCCCCGTGGCTGCCAGCAAACGGAGCAGCGCGCAGCGCTCGTCTCTCCGCGCCCGCGCAACCATGCGCTCATGAAGCCGTCGCCAGGAGCTTTACGCCAGCAAGGATAACAGCAGGGCAGCAAACCAGGCTATCTTCTCAGATTATTATCCTGTGAGCGTCTTTTTCCGTTCGTCTGTGATCCCGCTTGTCGGGATTACATATACATAAATATATATCTGATCATGTAGTACTTGAAAAGGAGAGCGTCTCATGGAAAACGAGCACGACACCGGAATGACCCGGGAGCCAGAGCGTGAAGAAACGAGCTTGCCCATCCACCTGCCCCCGTTCGATGCCGAAAACATTGATGTCAGCCGAGTGGAAACCATTGAGACCAGAGCAGTTGTCGATGAAGACGAGGAGCTGCCCCCGGTAGGGCGTACCAATCGGACCGTTTTCTGGTCGGTGATGTTGGTCGCGGCCCTGCTGCTCTTCGGGATGCTCGGAGCAGTAGAGAATGGTGCCATCGCCCTGGCGGCAGCGGCGCCGCTGCCGGTCACGGTGCAGGCTAAAGTGCTGCAGGCCAAGAACTTCCATCTTTACCCGGGCATCTCGCCTGCTGACAACAGCACGCCGGTGGCCGTCAACCAGCTTGATGGTACCATCACCGATCTGGTGATCAGTAAGAGTATCAGCCTGGGGCCGCTGGGTACCGTGACCGTCAAGCTGGAAGCCGGCCAGAACACGCCGGTGTCGGTGACGGGGCTGACGAACGACGCCATGGGCCTGCAGGCCGATGAAGGCCAGTTCCAGAACCTCGTGCTCAATACCGGTCCCAATCCCTTCGATCAGACGGCTACCAGCGCGACGCTGACCAATCTGACCATTAGCTCCCCATACCAGGCTGTCAATAGCATCACGCTGCCCGGTCTGACGCTGAGCATTACCCATAGCTAAAACCGGAGGAGAGCAGGGTCGCCGCCTCCTGCACGACCCCTCCTCCATCGCTTCAGCGCGGGTGCAGCTGGCACTCACGGAACTGGTTGCACTCGCGCTCTCTCCCCGTCTGGTCTTCCAATGGTACGATTGCCATCTGACGGTGACGGTATTTTCCTTCCTATCCTCGCAAGCTCAGCGGACGAATAAGTTGCGTAATGAATAAAGGTCAGGCCAAGCTATGAAGAAGAAGAAGCGTTCTCCAGCAATGCTGGCATTTTGGGGGAAAGTCGGTGCACTCTGTTCTTTTCTGGTGCTCTTGATTCCAGCTTTTGTTGCGGGGGGCCAGGTGGCCTTCGCCGCCAGTTCAGCAACGGCGCCGCAGGCCGGACCGGAGTTCTGTCTGCCGCCACTGATCCCATGCCATCATCGCACGCCAACCCCCACGCCGACTGTTGACCCGCCGACCCCCACGCCAACGCCGTCCCCGACGCCGCGGGTGACACCCACGCCCGGTGAAACAGCCACGGCAGCTCCGACGCCGAGCGCGGTTCCTTCAGTCACTGCAACGCCCGGGGCCACGGCAACGGTGACGGTCACGCCAACACCCTCAGCTACACCAACGGCGACGCCGAAGCCGACGATTCTCACGGCGCCTAATTCGATCGTCTTGCGGGCAAGTGAGATCATTGGGACCAATGCCCATCTGAGTCTCCTGCCCGATCCGCTGCACCCTGTGCTGACCTTCAGTTCAACTACGATGTCAGGATTGCAGATCTCGCGCGATCTCGGCAATGTGACCATTACGATCACAGCCTCGGGCACAG
Coding sequences within:
- a CDS encoding DUF6230 family protein, giving the protein MENEHDTGMTREPEREETSLPIHLPPFDAENIDVSRVETIETRAVVDEDEELPPVGRTNRTVFWSVMLVAALLLFGMLGAVENGAIALAAAAPLPVTVQAKVLQAKNFHLYPGISPADNSTPVAVNQLDGTITDLVISKSISLGPLGTVTVKLEAGQNTPVSVTGLTNDAMGLQADEGQFQNLVLNTGPNPFDQTATSATLTNLTISSPYQAVNSITLPGLTLSITHS
- a CDS encoding ribonucleotide-diphosphate reductase subunit beta → MTTEPAQQEGFIDVDSEQTPPVEKDRLYRLWEEGNWSAKALDFSQDALDWREKHSERERAAILWNCSMFLDGEESVTLTLAPFVEPAPRPEDKIFLATQIADEARHHVFFDRFIREVCQLGQDISTTLSAVRPHLSWGFVQVFTELDRAAERLRRNPHSLPLLAQGVVLYHIVIEGMLAHTGQHFLREYTTRTGLLPALGRGIFFVSRDESRHIAFGIQLLRELVTKDRRCKEATIEMLNRILAWTAGVLAPPNHDWSYITCLGFTPQEMFAFGLRSLHTKLRRAGIDPHEVSELAKLGLDDPFEVQAERIIKFIEGGVLGTGDAPHVTEETMETIFTSMRLVAAWSLQRSKPLRASIQWLFDDMQPRYLKLEPGEPPVAGVGRLENPRLTLRCSANDWARLSSRRLNQRQAVLSRRLRISGDWRLALELPRLLAV
- a CDS encoding DUF6114 domain-containing protein, with product MAMSQEPQAEGTAQSSTSQSQQVIVVDLSSRSSRTHALEGLRQRFSAWRTYRRLRTADKEARLVQQWQRWGRFRRWRRSRPFAGSILLILSGLLVLWGPAMLIRLAMLPGSTLWAGLLVGSLLVIMGVIQLLVPAYSLITGSIGVVLALVSLVASSFGGFGIGMLLGIIGGALGVAWRPVAASKRSSAQRSSLRARATMRS
- a CDS encoding TetR/AcrR family transcriptional regulator produces the protein MAANRGNREARKAELLRISREVFAEKGFEATTISEIVARAGVAQGTFYWYFPSKASVLTTLAREMQERIETVLRRAYDEAHTLQEMIERSVAETFQIMSEYRDILAIVHFNTCWTEHPAERQHIFSPYYGLIAEIIRQEQQRGSLSPTINPEVTAILIVGTVYYAAEECYIYNSPVSPEVFIAECSSFIRHALGIA